A stretch of the uncultured Trichococcus sp. genome encodes the following:
- the pdhA gene encoding pyruvate dehydrogenase (acetyl-transferring) E1 component subunit alpha translates to MATKQTKIDIDALLSSTNTDFRMVQIMDEEGNVVNPELMPDLSDEELVQLMTDMVWSRILHERSTALNRQGRLGFYAPTAGQEASQLGSIAAIEKEDVLLPGYRDVPQLVKHGLPLSQAFLWSRGHVDGNKYAADLQALPPQIIIGAQYVQAAGVALGLKKRNKKNVVITYTGDGGSSQGDFYEGINFAGAYKAPGLFFIQNNGWAISTPRHVQTSAQTLAQKAMAAGIPGIQVDGMDILAVYAVTKKAREYAVAGNGPVLIETICYRFGPHTLSGDDPTRYRDTAELEGWQAKDPLIRMRKFLAAKGLWSEEKENEVIESVKEEIKDAIKEADQAPKQKVSDFLKSMFEEPNQTIAEQIAYYEAKETK, encoded by the coding sequence ATGGCTACAAAACAAACAAAAATCGACATTGACGCATTATTAAGCAGCACGAACACAGATTTTCGCATGGTCCAAATCATGGACGAAGAAGGGAATGTTGTAAACCCTGAACTTATGCCGGATCTTTCTGATGAAGAATTGGTTCAATTAATGACAGATATGGTATGGTCCAGAATTTTACATGAACGTTCAACCGCGTTGAATCGTCAAGGGAGATTAGGTTTTTATGCTCCGACAGCCGGCCAGGAAGCAAGCCAATTAGGAAGTATTGCGGCAATCGAGAAGGAAGACGTCTTGTTGCCTGGGTACCGAGATGTTCCTCAACTGGTCAAACACGGCCTGCCTTTATCGCAAGCTTTCCTATGGTCAAGAGGCCACGTGGATGGCAATAAATATGCTGCCGATCTGCAGGCGTTGCCTCCTCAAATCATCATCGGTGCACAATATGTGCAAGCTGCCGGTGTTGCATTGGGCTTGAAGAAGCGCAACAAGAAAAATGTAGTCATTACATATACTGGTGACGGAGGAAGTTCGCAAGGGGATTTCTATGAAGGAATCAACTTTGCCGGAGCCTACAAAGCGCCAGGCCTGTTCTTCATCCAAAACAACGGTTGGGCAATCTCTACGCCACGTCATGTTCAGACTTCTGCTCAGACTTTGGCTCAAAAAGCTATGGCTGCAGGGATCCCTGGTATCCAGGTTGATGGAATGGATATCCTGGCTGTTTATGCCGTCACGAAAAAAGCGAGAGAGTATGCTGTTGCAGGGAACGGTCCTGTACTGATTGAAACTATCTGCTACCGTTTCGGCCCGCACACATTATCAGGTGATGACCCAACCCGTTACCGCGATACCGCTGAACTGGAAGGCTGGCAAGCAAAAGACCCGTTGATCCGCATGCGCAAATTTTTGGCGGCAAAAGGTTTATGGTCTGAAGAAAAAGAAAATGAAGTAATCGAATCAGTCAAAGAAGAAATCAAAGATGCCATCAAGGAAGCTGACCAAGCTCCTAAACAAAAAGTGTCTGACTTCTTGAAGAGCATGTTCGAAGAACCGAATCAAACTATTGCAGAACAAATCGCGTACTACGAAGCAAAGGAGACTAAATAA
- a CDS encoding 2-oxo acid dehydrogenase subunit E2 yields MSFKFKLPALGEGIMEGEIVSWSIKEGDTINEDDTLLEVQNDKSVEEIPSPVTGKVLKIVAPVGTVAVIGDVLVEIDAPGHEEEGSAAPAAPAASAPATPAAPAASTGGLFQFKLPALGEGIMEGEIVSWPIKEGDTINEDDTLVEVQNDKSVEEIPSPVTGRVVRIVTPVGTVAVIGDVLVEIDAPGHNGPAAAAPKASAAPAAASNAPTTTGVVAAAANPNKQVLAMPSVRQYAREKGIDITAVAPTGKGGRVLKEDIDNFSGAAPVAAKAVTPAVQAQASAQAAVQAAPVAAAAQVTQAAAPAQPFTSNMGEAETRQKMSPTRKAIAKAMVNSKHTAPHVTLFDEVEVSKLWDHRKKFKDVAAAQGTKLTFLPYVVKALAATVRDFPILNASIDDAAQEIVLKNYINIGIATDTDNGLYVPNVKNADAKGMFKIADEINNMAAQAHDGKLAAADMRNGSVTISNIGSVGGGFFTPVINYPEVAILGVGTIAQQAIVNAEGELAVGRVMKLSLSFDHRIVDGATAQKAMNNIKRLLADPELLLMEG; encoded by the coding sequence ATGTCTTTTAAATTCAAGTTGCCTGCTCTAGGCGAAGGTATCATGGAAGGTGAAATCGTTTCTTGGTCAATAAAAGAAGGCGACACCATCAATGAAGATGACACATTATTGGAAGTGCAAAATGATAAATCAGTCGAAGAAATCCCATCCCCGGTAACCGGGAAAGTCCTGAAGATTGTTGCACCGGTAGGTACGGTCGCAGTCATCGGTGATGTATTGGTGGAAATCGATGCCCCAGGTCATGAAGAGGAAGGTTCTGCGGCTCCAGCAGCACCAGCTGCCTCAGCACCAGCAACTCCAGCAGCACCTGCAGCTTCAACAGGGGGACTGTTCCAATTCAAATTGCCTGCTTTGGGCGAGGGTATCATGGAAGGCGAAATCGTTTCTTGGCCTATCAAAGAAGGCGATACGATCAATGAAGATGATACTTTGGTTGAAGTGCAGAACGACAAATCGGTTGAGGAGATCCCATCTCCTGTTACAGGCAGAGTAGTCCGCATCGTGACGCCAGTAGGTACAGTAGCGGTCATCGGTGATGTATTGGTGGAAATCGATGCACCGGGCCACAACGGGCCGGCAGCAGCAGCGCCAAAAGCAAGCGCGGCACCAGCAGCGGCTTCAAATGCGCCAACAACAACAGGCGTGGTTGCGGCAGCAGCGAACCCTAACAAACAAGTCTTGGCTATGCCGTCCGTCCGTCAATACGCACGCGAAAAAGGCATCGACATCACTGCAGTTGCACCGACAGGAAAAGGCGGCCGTGTACTGAAAGAAGATATCGATAATTTCAGCGGAGCGGCTCCAGTGGCAGCGAAAGCTGTGACTCCAGCAGTCCAGGCTCAAGCTTCGGCACAAGCAGCAGTCCAAGCGGCTCCAGTAGCGGCAGCTGCCCAAGTAACACAAGCTGCAGCACCAGCTCAACCATTCACTTCGAATATGGGCGAAGCGGAAACACGCCAAAAAATGTCTCCGACAAGAAAAGCGATTGCGAAAGCAATGGTCAACAGCAAGCATACAGCGCCTCACGTAACCTTGTTTGATGAAGTTGAAGTGTCCAAATTATGGGATCACCGCAAGAAATTCAAAGATGTTGCTGCAGCACAAGGAACAAAACTTACTTTCTTGCCGTATGTCGTTAAGGCTTTGGCAGCGACTGTGCGCGACTTCCCTATCTTGAACGCATCGATCGACGATGCTGCTCAAGAAATCGTATTGAAAAACTACATCAACATCGGCATCGCAACAGACACAGACAACGGCCTATATGTACCGAACGTTAAGAATGCTGATGCAAAAGGCATGTTCAAAATTGCCGATGAAATCAACAACATGGCAGCTCAAGCCCACGACGGCAAACTGGCAGCTGCGGATATGAGAAACGGTTCTGTTACAATCAGCAACATCGGTTCTGTCGGCGGCGGATTCTTCACGCCAGTCATCAACTACCCTGAAGTGGCCATCCTAGGTGTTGGGACGATCGCGCAACAAGCTATCGTCAATGCAGAAGGCGAATTGGCAGTCGGTCGCGTAATGAAACTTTCATTGAGTTTCGACCACCGTATCGTTGACGGCGCAACTGCTCAAAAAGCAATGAACAACATTAAGAGGTTATTGGCTGATCCAGAATTATTATTGATGGAAGGGTGA
- a CDS encoding alpha-ketoacid dehydrogenase subunit beta produces the protein MAQLTMIQAITDALAIELANDPNVLIFGEDVGKNGGVFRATQGLQEQFGEDRVFDTPLAESGIGGLAFGLALEGFRPVPEIQFFGFVFEVMDTVVAQAARTRYRMAGTRNLPIVFRSPFGGGVHTPELHSDNLEGLMAQSPGLKVVIPSNPYDAKGLLISAIRDNDPVVFLEHMKLYRSFREEVPEEAYTVPIGKAAITKEGSDVSVITYGAMVREAVKAAEILEKEGISVEVIDLRTVAPLDIETIIASVEKTGRVVVVQEAQRQAGVGAMVMSEISERAVLSLEAPIGRVAAPDTVFPFGQAENIWLPNATDIESKVRETYHF, from the coding sequence ATGGCACAATTAACTATGATCCAAGCCATCACTGATGCGCTTGCAATTGAACTTGCAAACGATCCAAACGTTTTGATCTTCGGAGAAGACGTTGGTAAAAACGGCGGTGTATTCCGTGCGACACAAGGACTTCAGGAGCAATTCGGCGAAGACCGTGTGTTTGATACTCCTTTAGCTGAATCCGGTATCGGTGGTTTGGCATTCGGATTGGCGTTGGAAGGTTTCCGTCCCGTTCCGGAGATCCAATTCTTCGGTTTCGTATTTGAAGTAATGGATACAGTCGTAGCGCAAGCTGCGCGTACACGTTATCGGATGGCGGGCACACGCAATCTGCCTATCGTTTTCCGCTCTCCTTTCGGTGGAGGTGTGCATACGCCAGAATTGCACTCGGATAACTTGGAAGGCTTGATGGCTCAATCGCCAGGCTTGAAAGTGGTTATCCCTTCGAACCCATATGATGCAAAAGGTTTGTTGATTTCAGCTATCCGCGACAACGATCCGGTTGTCTTCTTGGAGCACATGAAATTATACCGTTCATTCCGTGAGGAAGTTCCTGAAGAAGCGTACACTGTTCCTATCGGCAAAGCTGCCATCACAAAAGAAGGATCTGACGTGTCCGTCATCACGTACGGTGCAATGGTCCGCGAAGCTGTAAAAGCTGCAGAAATACTTGAAAAAGAAGGCATTTCGGTTGAGGTAATCGATTTGCGTACGGTTGCTCCACTTGATATCGAAACGATCATTGCCTCAGTTGAAAAAACAGGCCGTGTCGTAGTCGTCCAAGAAGCACAGCGTCAAGCAGGTGTAGGCGCAATGGTCATGTCCGAAATTTCTGAACGTGCAGTGTTATCGTTGGAAGCTCCTATCGGACGTGTAGCCGCTCCGGATACTGTCTTCCCATTCGGTCAAGCAGAAAACATTTGGTTACCGAACGCTACTGATATCGAGAGCAAAGTAAGAGAAACTTATCATTTCTAA